NNNNNNNNNNNNNNNNNNNNNNNNNNNNNNNNNNNNNNNNNNNNNNNNNNNNNNNNNNNNNNNNNNNNNNNNNNNNNNNNNNNNNNNNNNNNNNNNNNNNNNNNNNNNNNNNNNNNNNNNNNNNNNNNNNNNNNNNNNNNNNNNNNNNNNNNNNNNNNNNNNNNNNNNNNNNNNNNNNNNNNNNNNNNNNNNNNNNNNNNNNNNNNNNNNNNNNNNNNNNNNNNNNNNNNNNNNNNNNNNNNNNNNNNNNNNNNNNNNNNNNNNNNNNNNNNNNNNNNNNNNNNNNNNNNNNNNNNNNNNNNNNNNNNNNNNNNNNNNNNNNNNNNNNNNNNNNNNNNNNNNNNNNNNNNNNNNNNNNNNNNNNNNNNNNNNNNNNNNNNNNNNNNNNNNNNNNNNNNNNNNNNNNNNNNNNNNNNNNNNNNNNNNNNNNNNNNNNNNNNNNNNNNNNNNNNNNNNNNNNNNNNNNNNNNNNNNNNNNNNNNNNNNNNNNNNNNNNNNNNNNNNNNNNNNNNNNNNNNNNNNNNNNNNNNNNNNNNNNNNNNNNNNNNNNNNNNNNNNNNNNNNNNNNNNNNNNNNNNNNNNNNNNNNNNNNNNNNNNNNNNNNNNNNNNNNNNNNNNNNNNNNNNNNNNNNNNNNNNNNNNNNNNNNNNNNNNNNNNNNNNNNNNNNNNNNNNNNNNNNNNNNNNNNNNNNNNNNNNNNNNNNNNNNNNNNNNNNNNNNNNNNNNNNNNNNNNNNNNNNNNNNNNNNNNNNNNNNNNNNNNNNNNNNNNNNNNNNNNNNNNNNNNNNNNNNNNNNNNNNNNNNNNNNNNNNNNNNNNNNNNNNNNNNNNNNNNNNNNNNNNNNNNNNNNNNNNNNNNNNNNNNNNNNNNNNNNNNNNNNNNNNNNNNNNNNNNNNNNNNNNNNNNNNNNNNNNNNNNNNNNNNNNNNNNNNNNNNNNNNNNNNNNNNNNNNNNNNNNNNNNNNNNNNNNNNNNNNNNNNNNNNNNNNNNNNNNNNNNNNNNNNNNNNNNNNNNNNNNNNNNNNNNNNNNNNNNNNNNNNNNNNNNNNNNNNNNNNNNNNNNNNNNNNNNNNNNNNNNNNNNNNNNNNNNNNNNNNNNNNNNNNNNNNNNNNNNNNNNNNNNNNNNNNNNNNNNNNNNNNNNNNNNNNNNNNNNNNNNNNNNNNNNNNNNNNNNNNNNNNNNNNNNNNNNNNNNNNNNNNNNNNNNNNNNNNNNNNNNNNNNNNNNNNNNNNNNNNNNNNNNNNNNNNNNNNNNNNNNNNNNNNNNNNNNNNNNNNNNNNNNNNNNNNNNNNNNNNNNNNNNNNNNNNNNNNNNNNNNNNNNNNNNNNNNNNNNNNNNNNNNNNNNNNNNNNNNNNNNNNNNNNNNNNNNNNNNNNNNNNNNNNNNNNNNNNNNNNNNNNNNNNNNNNNNNNNNNNNNNNNNNNNNNNNNNNNNNNNNNNNNNNNNNNNNNNNNNNNNNNNNNNNNNNNNNNNNNNNNNNNNNNNNNNNNNNNNNNNNNNNNNNNNNNNNNNNNNNNNNNNNNNNNNNNNNNNNNNNNNNNNNNNNNNNNNNNNNNNNNNNNNNNNNNNNNNNNNNNNNNNNNNNNNNNNNNNNNNNNNNNNNNNNNNNNNNNNNNNNNNNNNNNNNNNNNNNNNNNNNNNNNNNNNNNNNNNNNNNNNNNNNNNNNNNNNNNNNNNNNNNNNNNNNNNNNNNNNNNNNNNNNNNNNNNNNNNNNNNNNNNNNNNNNNNNNNNNNNNNNNNNNNNNNNNNNNNNNNNNNNNNNNNNNNNNNNNNNNNNNNNNNNNNNNNNNNNNNNNNNNNNNNNNNNNNNNNNNNNNNNNNNNNNNNNNNNNNNNNNNNNNNNNNNNNNNNNNNNNNNNNNNNNNNNNNNNNNNNNNNNNNNNNNNNNNNNNNNNNNNNNNNNNNNNNNNNNNNNNNNNNNNNNNNNNNNNNNNNNNNNNNNNNNNNNNNNNNNNNNNNNNNNNNNNNNNNNNNNNNNNNNNNNNNNNNNNNNNNNNNNNNNNNNNNNNNNNNNNNNNNNNNNNNNNNNNNNNNNNNNNNNNNNNNNNNNNNNNNNNNNNNNNNNNNNNNNNNNNNNNNNNNNNNNNNNNNNNNNNNNNNNNNNNNNNNNNNNNNNNNNNNNNNNNNNNNNNNNNNNNNNNNNNNNNNNNNNNNNNNNNNNNNNNNNNNNNNNNNNNNNNNNNNNNNNNNNNNNNNNNNNNNNNNNNNNNNNNNNNNNNNNNNNNNNNNNNNNNNNNNNNNNNNNNNNNNNNNNNNNNNNNNNNNNNNNNNNNNNNNNNNNNNNNNNNNNNNNNNNNNNNNNNNNNNNNNNNNNNNNNNNNNNNNNNNNNNNNNNNNNNNNNNNNNNNNNNNNNNNNNNNNNNNNNNNNNNNNNNNNNNNNNNNNNNNNNNNNNNNNNNNCAGAGGAAATGAAAGCTCAATGCATGCAACCTCTTATTTAATAAagatagttaaaataaaatttaacatttaaatatatataccaATAGTTAATCATTCCATTATTACGttctgttatatattttttttttggtgttgtaatcttcttcttcacctaCATCTATTGCTTTTTTATTGCTCCTTGCTCTTGTATTACTCCTCTATTGCTCTTCTATTGCTCTTGTATTACTCCTCTATTGCTCTTCTATTGCTCTTGTATTACTCCTCTATTGCTCTTCTATTGGTTCCAACTTCAACAATTTCATAATGGCATCGTGGAACTTCGGAGCATCTTCATCATCAGAGATCATTGATGAAGAACCAGTGATATTNGATAATGTTGATGATTTTAGCACAGATGATGAATTGGACAACTTACTTCACGATCAACATAATGACGACCACCAAATGATACAGTCATCTCAGGTTGTCATTCCGGAANTGCATGACCGTATGCAATTCCAATCAAAGGAGGAAACTATTGCTGCAATCAAACAATATCACATCANCAATGGTTACAAATACACGGTACTTGAATCAAAGCCTAACATTTATGTTATTCGATGTGTAGAATACCACAANGGNTGNCAATGGCGCTTGAGGGCAGGCTATAGCAAAGTGCGTAAATATTGGGAAATCAAAAACATCGACGGCCAACATACTTGTTTCTCTAACATACTATCTCAAGATCATACAAATCTTGATAGTACTCACATTGCAACAATCATATCAAATTNTGTAAGGACAAACCCGTCAATTCCCATCAAGAGTTTGATAGCAGATATTAAAGCTCGATTCGGATATTCTGTGTCGTACAGAAAAGCTTGGATCGCAAAACAAAAGGCTCTTGCGATGAAGTTTGGTGATTGGGAAGAGTCTTATAACCATCTACCAAGGTGGTTACATGCGGTCAAGGATGCAAACCCAGGTACAATTTTACAATGCACTGGTTCTCCAGTCGACATTGATGGAGAAATTGACAATAATTCCTACATTCTCGAAAGAGTTTTTTGGTCGTTCGGTCCTTGCATACAAggattcaaatattgtaaaccCATTCTACAAGTTGATGGAACATTTTTAACGGGGAAATATCATGGAACTTTGCTGACCGCCATAGCTCAAGACGNNNNNNNNNNNNNNNNNNNNNNNNNNNNNNNNNNNNNNNNNNNNNNNNNNNNNNNNNNNNNNNNNNNNNNNNNNNNNNNNNNNNNNNNNNNNNNNNNNNNNNNNNNNNNNNNNNNNNNNNNNNNNNNNNNNNNNNNNNNNNNNNNNNNNNNNNNNNNNNNNNNNNNNNNNNNNNNNNNNNNNNNNNNNNNNNNNNNNNNNNNNNNNNNNNNNNNNNNNNNNNNNNNNNNNNNNNNNNNNNNNNNNNNNNNNNNNNNNNNNNNNNNNNNNNNNNNNNNNNNNNNNNNNNNNNNNNNNNNNNNNNNNNNNNNNNNNNNNNNNNNNNNNNNNNNNNNNNNNNNNNNNNNNNNNNNNNNNNNNNNNNNNNNNNNNNNNNNNNNNNNNNNNNNNNNNNNNNNNNNNNNNNNNNNNNNNNNNNNNNNNNNNNNNNNNNNNNNNNNNNNNNNNNNNNNNNNNNNNNNNNNNNNNNNNNNNNNNNNNNNNNNNNNNNNNNNNNNNNNNNNNNNNNNNNNNNNNNNNNNNNNNNNNNNNNNNNNNNNNNNNNNNNNNNNNNNNNNNNNNNNNNNNNNNNNNNNNNNNNNNNNNNNNNNNNNNNNNNNNNNNNNNNNNNNNNNNNNNNNNNNNNNNNNNNNNNNNNNNNNNNNNNNNNNNNNNNNNNNNNNNNNNNNNNNNNNNNNNNNNNNNNNNNNNNNNNNNNNNNNNNNNNNNNNNNNNNNNNNNNNNNNNNNNNNNNNNNNNNNNNNNNNNNNNNNNNNNNNNNNNNNNNNNNNNNNNNNNNNNNNNNNNNNNNNNNNNNNNNNNNNNNNNNNNNNNNNNNNNNNNNNNNNNNNNNNNNNNNNNNNNNNNNNNNNNNNNNNNNNNNNNNNNNNNNNNNNNNNNNNNNNNNNNNNNNNNNNNNNNNNNNNNNNNNNNNNNNNNNNNNNNNNNNNNNNNNNNNNNNNNNNNNNNNNNNNNNNNNNNNNNNNNNNNNNNNNNNNNNNNNNNNNNNNNNNNNNNNNNNNNNNNNNNNNNNNNNNNNNNNNNNNNNNNNNNNNNNNNNNNNNNNNNNNNNNNNNNNNNNNNNNNNNNNNNNNNNNNNNNNNNNNNNNNNNNNNNNNNNNNNNNNNNNNNNNNNNNNNNNNNNNNNNNNNNNNNNNNNNNNNNNNNNNNNNNNNNNNNNNNNNNNNNNNNNNNNNNNNNNNNNNNNNNNNNNNNNNNNNNNNNNNNNNNNNNNNNNNNNNNNNNNNNNNNNNNNNNNNNNNNNNNNNNNNNNNNNNNNNNNNNNNNNNNNNNNNNNAGGGGAAATTGTCCATTTCGTTAATAGTTTTAATCTTACCATTTTGTAATccattcaaaaattaattacttaatgacaattaatatttcatttcaattttcttataccttttcatttttttttattataacttcgTCCACTACAccaaaaacaaagcaaatgtgtCTACAAGccagtggtaatcgattacaagccagtggtaatcgattacaaggggaATTTTTTGCCCATTACACACTGGTAAGCTATTACCAAGCAAATTACACAAATCAGAGTGcaggtaatcgattacaaggtccaagtaatcgattaccacacTGGTTTTGGTCTACAAAGCTGAAGTCGTGCAAGGGTGGCACGACTTTAGcttttggtaatcgattacagctccaacgtaatcgattacaacaacATGAAGTCGTTTTTAGGTAGCACGACTTCATCACTATTCAtatgaacagtgtgaagtcgtgcaaTGGTGGCACGACTTCTCTTTTTGAAGTCGTTAGGGGGTAACACGACTTCCCCTTGactttgaatttgtttgaatttgccTACTTTGGTAATATATGAGGCAAATTTGCCTATGAAGGtacaaaaaccaaataatttgaatgtttattttgttttttttctaattatactttaattttaagttgacttaattcatatttttttatgttgtaataagtatataaaataaattaatagaatgaaatattattaatgagttaatttattatgatgaaTGAAGTCAGACTACAtaacttttattcattaaattaaaaaaaaaaaaaacttattcattTTTAACTCATGAATCAATTGGTAATCCAAACTACATCGTTTTGACACATGATCTATACACCTTAAATTTAGAATTAGACcgaattatttttataaaaggaaaagaattgaGACTGGTAAACgaagtaaataattaatgtaataaagaaaatatcttgggtatttttcttataattaatttatagaaaaagtaagccacaaaaaaataaaatgtataagaaaaatgttttttatactAGAAGTACTCAATATGTAAATTTCTCAATCCTCGGACAATTGCTCTATTGTGTAGAATAATACAATTGATAAATTGCTGCATCTGACTTATCAAAGATTATGAAACATGGCAATCTATAAGTATGTGAATTTTAGTTTCTGAAAACTTCATCGTCAAATTGCTGGCAATTGCAGTTTCTGAAACCTTTTCAATAGGATGAAAATGTGCAAACACGATTTCATAACATATTACTATACATTAATTGCTGAATGTTAGACAATATGTCCTGCATTTATTTTCAGCATCCATGCATCATGTCGGATGAGAAAAAAGGTATGCACATAAAGTGGTTGTTACATTGCCTCTTAGAAAGCAGAACAGACATCACACCTGCTAACTTGAGGCAAACAAAGCAATTATACTTTGTAGGTGCACTTGATCATCACACAGAAACCCTTCAAACCCTCACCTTGTTGAGAGTCAGAATCTACACTCTAGTTGGCAAAAGACTGGAAAACTACTAGGTTTATGATCCTCATTAATCTCTATGTAACCTATAATTAAAGTGTTATTAATCTTTTTCATAAACAGCAGAAATAGGTGAGTGTATGTTGTATAGAGATTAATGAAGACTATAAATACAGGAGGTTCCAGAGTACCTAATAATCATTTCTATTGAGAACTTCCAACTTCCAATCCATCAGAAGCTTCTCAATGGAGCATTTGGCTTTCTCTGGCTGCGCCCATACCATGATATTAAGTGCTTGGCATTGAAGGATCGTGACCTtttgatggaagaagaagaagaagaagaagaactgcAACCACCTTTAATTCTCTTTGAATTATTTCCATGAGAATCTCCTGACACAACAGTAGCAAGAGGAAGACTGATCTTAGCAGCAGAAGAAGAATCAAGAGACACTGATCTTCTTGGTTGCACAGCGATCACTTCTGAAGCCATGTTCTCAGTTTCACACACTTCAACTTCTCCCTCTTCCTCACCCCTCAAAAAATCATCACCATGTTGGGGTTGAGCTTGAGCTTGAACATGATTATGTTCTTCTCCACCACCGCTACCACTCTCCACTTCCACAAAAGCATTGGTGTCCATGGAAGGAACCCTTGTGGGGTCAGTAACAATAGGAGCACGGCACATGGGGCAATTGGTGTGCGATCTAAGCCAGGTGTCAATGCAAGGCAAGTGAAAAGCGTGGTTACACTTAGGCAAAAGCCTGAGACTTTCGTCCTCTTCAAACTCGCTCAAACAAACGGAACATTCCGACCCTTCAATCAAGCCTTCATCTTTCTTGTACTTGCAAACGGTGATGGAACCGATCACTGATTGTTGGAGGCCGGTGGTGCGGATGTACCAGATGGGGTGGTCAACCACAGGGCCATGTGCTTCTTCGTCCAAGAAATCTTCCTCAGTTTGAGGCCGTGACAAGCTTCTCCTCACAGACCTGTTCCTAGAAGAGAAAAACTTGACATAGATGGCGTAGGAGCAGAGGACAACGAAAACGGCGGCTACAACGGAAAAGCCGACGATCAAGAATGTGGTTTTGTGGTTGTTGGGAGTTGGTTTAACGTAACCAGGAGTATCTGGAAGCTCAAGTAACTTTCTGTGATGCAGCTCCATCTGAGAGAATAAGGGCAACAAGGGAACGGAAGAAGAGATTGGATTGGAAGGGATGAATGAAGGGTTAGGTGAGAAGAGGTTGGAACATTGACCAAGGATTATATCTAACGTAAGAGGAAGAAACATCTTTTTAAATTCAGTCTTTGACGCGGttcttgttttactttttgtttgcttccattttattttcatggCGGCTCCTATGTCGGTGTGGCTGgacttacttttttttatttcggcCCAACCCACCAAAAACCCAAATGACaagttttttttcattttgtctattttatattgttaaagaaaaagaaggcataGTAAGTTGCAGTAGTAGTAGTTAGCTTGAAATGACCTTGCTAAGCCAAGGAAGccacaaattaattataaacaatgTAGAAATGTGAGCAACTTTTGTATAAGGACAAAAACAATTTAACGATAGATATGTTGTTTTGTAGGAAAGTTCTGTATAGAgattgatataataaaattatctcACTTCATTCTATTGATAGTAGTCGCTtttaacataaagaaaaaattaattaaatatttataaacaaatacgAAATGAGTAATTAGTTAGAtctaatattgaaaatataaaattgagtcATTCCTACTACATTTACCATCCAACTAGTATAAAAGTAAGTTAATTTGTTTCGTGTCTGAATCAATCATAAATGAAATCCAACATAATCTAATTAGGTTGAATTGGATAAAATgagaatatcaaataatatgaTCCAATAAACACCCTTGATATTCAAATGTctaaagtaatatataaatgaatggtaaattttatttaattttacacaATTGAGTAATTCGAAATTCATCAATTTTAGTCTAAAGATTAGATAAATAGACAAATCCACTATTAATAATTTCGAATGAgatttgtattaattaaaatgttattaaattaaattaaattagctATTTTTTTGACAC
This genomic stretch from Vigna radiata var. radiata cultivar VC1973A chromosome 7, Vradiata_ver6, whole genome shotgun sequence harbors:
- the LOC106767242 gene encoding RING-H2 finger protein ATL52, with the translated sequence MFLPLTLDIILGQCSNLFSPNPSFIPSNPISSSVPLLPLFSQMELHHRKLLELPDTPGYVKPTPNNHKTTFLIVGFSVVAAVFVVLCSYAIYVKFFSSRNRSVRRSLSRPQTEEDFLDEEAHGPVVDHPIWYIRTTGLQQSVIGSITVCKYKKDEGLIEGSECSVCLSEFEEDESLRLLPKCNHAFHLPCIDTWLRSHTNCPMCRAPIVTDPTRVPSMDTNAFVEVESGSGGGEEHNHVQAQAQPQHGDDFLRGEEEGEVEVCETENMASEVIAVQPRRSVSLDSSSAAKISLPLATVVSGDSHGNNSKRIKGGCSSSSSSSSSIKRSRSFNAKHLISWYGRSQRKPNAPLRSF